In the Sinomonas cyclohexanicum genome, GATGATCGTGAAGAAGTACGGCTTCTCGCTCACCAACCTGATGGGCGACGCCGGCCCCGACCGCTTCGTGGACGACCTCGCCGCCGCGCTCGCCTCGCCCCAGGGCGGGGGCGGGGCCGGCGAGGGGATCGCGGGCCGCGTCGGGCTGCACTTCTACACGTTCGGCGGCCTTGCGGCCACCGCGGACTGGGCCGACAGGTTCATCGCCGAGCGCGCCTCCGCGTAGAGACCCACATCCGAGACAGAACGAGAGGTTCACCGTGGCACCGAAGAATCTGCAGGACGTCCTCGACGGGGCCGGCGGGACGCCGGAGAGCGTCGTCGACCTCCTGCGCAACTCCCAGATCGGCTCCTACATCTACCCCGTGGTCCCCGCGGACTTCCAGAACTGGATCAAGGAGCAGAAGGCGTGGCGCGACACGGCCGTGCTCTACGACCAGTCGCACCACATGGACAACCTGTTCCTCAAGGGCTCCGACGCGATCAGGCTCATCACCGCGACGGCCATCAACTCCACCGCCAGCTTCCCGGTCAACAAGGCCAAGCAGTACGTCCCGGTAGCCTCGAACGGCGGCGTGATCGGCGACGGCATCCTCTTCCGCGAGGCTGAGGACGAGTACGTCTACGTGGGCCGCTCGCCCGCGGCCAACTGGCTCCTGTTCCACGGCGAGACCGGCGGCTACGGCAACCTCGACATCACGGTGGACCGCCGCTCGCCGTCGCGTCCGTACGGCCATTCGGTCTCCCGCGAGTACTACCGCTTCCAGATCCAGGGCCCCAACGCGTGGCAGGTCATCGAGAAGCTCAACGGCGGCCCGCTCGAGCAGCTGAAGTTCTTCAACATGTCCACGATGACGATCGATGGCACCACCGTTCGCACGCTGCGGCACGGAATGGCCGGCGCGCCGGGGCTCGAAGTCTGGGGCCCCTACGCGGACCACGACCGGATCCGTGACGCCATCGTCGACGCGGGCGCGGAGTTGGGGCTCGTCCCGGTGGGCTCCCGCGCCTACCCGTCCAACACCCTCGAGTCCGGCTGGATCCCCTCGCCGCTGCCGGCCATCTACACCGGGGACGCCGAGCGGGCCTACCGCGAGTGGCTGCCCGCGGACGGCTACGAGGCCACCGGCACCCTAGCCGGCTCGTTTGTCTCGGACACCATCGAGGACTACTACCTGACCCCCTGGGAGCTCGGCTACGGCTCGTTCGTGAAGTTCGACCATGACTTCATCGGCCGGGACGCGCTCGAGAAGATCGACCCCGCGACGCAGCGGCGCAAGGTCACCCTCGCATGGAACGCCGAGGACATGACGAAGCTGTTCTCCTCCCTGTTCGACGTGGACGGACCCCACTACAAGTTCTTCGACCTCCCGCTCGCCAACTACGGTTCCGCGAACTACGACTCGGTCGTCGACGCGGGCGGCAGTGTCGTCGGCTTCTCGATGTTCACCGGCTACAGCGCGAACGAGCGCACGGCGCTCTCGCTCGCGACCGTCAACGCGGACGTCCCGGAGGGAGCCGAGGTCAAGGTCGTCTGGGGCGAGCCGAATGGCGGGAGCCGGAAGGCCGCCGTCGAGCCCCATGAGCAGATGGAGGTGCGCGCCGTCGTGAGCCCCGTGCCGTACTCTGCGGTGGCGCGCTCCGAGTACCACGGCGGGTGGCGCACGGGCTACAAGTCCGCATGAGCCTGCGCGTCGCGCTGCTCGCGCTGCTGCGGGTCGGCCCGCTCTCGGGCTACGACCTGCAGAAGCAGTTCTCACTCTCGGTGGGGCATGTGTGGCACGCCCCCGACTCGCAGATCTACCCGGAGCTGCGCAAGATGGAGGCCGAGGGCCTCATCGAGGGCGAGGAGCAGCCGCGCGGGCAGCGCGGGACGCGTCGTGTCTATCACGTGACCGAAGCGGGGGAGCGGGCGTTCCTCGACTGGATGCGCACGCCCCTCGAGTACGCCCGCGTGCGCGACCCGGCCCACCTGAGGGCCGCCTACCTCGAGTCCACGACTCCGGAGTCCGCCCGTGAGTTCTTCCGCGCGCACATCGCGCAGTGGGAGGGCGAGCTCGCGCAGTGGGAGGGGGAGCTCGGGCGGATCGCCGCGCTCGACAACCCGATGCTCGTGCGGCGCTTGGCGGTCACCCCGCCCCAGGACCGCGACAGGACCATCGCGTTCAAGCGGTTCACGTACGAGGGCCTCGTGGAGCGCGCGCGGGGGGAAATCGACTGGGCGCGCCGGGGCCTCGAGCTCGTGGAGGCGCTCGCGGGGCCCGACGGGTCGTGGGGAGAGGTGCCCGCGGAAAACCCCGCGCAGCAGGGGTCTTGACGGCAGCCGGGCGAGGTTTATAAAATCGAGTTACAAATTAATCGGTCGGCCCGAGAACCCCCAGCACTCAGGCCGACGCCCGTCAGCAGGTGCCCCGGCCACCCCGCCTCGGTGGGCGGGGCACCTCGCCGATCCGGCGCAGACAGACCGCGCGCACCCACGGCCTCCATATCCCCTGCGGCCCCGCCGCTCCCCCCGAAAGACCCCCGGCCATGACCACTGAAGCAGCACCCCGCGGCACCCACTCCTATGGCTGGGTCCCGGACGTCCCCGACCAGCGCGACCACCTCTACTCCGTGCCCCGTGAGGTCCTCGGTGCGCTCCCGCCCTCCGTGGACCTAACGGCGAGCTGTCCGCCCGTCTACGACCAGGGCCAGCTCGGCTCGTGCACCGGGAACTCGATCGCCGCGGCGCTCGAGTTCGATGCAGACAAGCAGGGCATCGCCGGGTACACGACCCCGTCGAGGCTGTTCATCTACTACAACGAGCGCGTCATGGAGCACACCGTGGCGAGCGATTCGGGCGCCCAGATCCGCGACGGCGTGAAGTCGGTCGCGACCCAGGGAGCGTGCCCCGAGACCGAGTGGGTCTACGACATCACGAAGTTCGCCGTGAAGCCCACTGATCAGTGCTACGTCGACGCCAAGACGCACCGGGCCATCGCCTACCAGCGCGTGACGCGGACCCTCGCGCAGATGCAGGGCTGCCTCGCAGACGGCTACCCGTTCGTCTTCGGCTTCACCGTCTACGAGTCATTCGAGAGCCAGCAGGTCGCGCAGACCGGCGTGGCACCGATGCCCGCGCCCAACGAGCAGGTCCTCGGCGGCCACGCGGTCCTCGCCGTCGGGTACGACAACGCGAGCCAGACGTTCCGCGTCCGCAACTCGTGGGGCACCGGATGGGGGCAGGCCGGCTACTTCACGCTGCCCTACCAGTACCTGCTCTCCACTGGCCTCTCGAGCGACTTCTGGACCATCCGGACGCTCGCCTGATCCTTCAGGGCCCCCGCGCACGACGGCGGCGACCCGCCGTCCGAGGGTGGGTCGCCGCCGCGCCTGCTGTCGTGAGCGGGTCAGCCCGCCCGGCCCGCCGGCGGGGCGAGCCTCTCGAGGCGGCGCGCCCAGCTCGGGGCGTGCTCCGGGCGCGGGCCGATCGCGATGAACCGCGCGGGAATCCGCTGCAGGAATGGGACCCGCGTCAGGACCCGCATCGGCAGCGGGAGCCGCGTGGTAGACGTCGCGAGGGTCCCCTTCAGCGCCCGGTTCACGACGCCGCGGTGCGCCGCCCGTTGGAACGCCTGGACCAGCCGGGTGGGCAGGAGCCGGCGGCCCTGCACCGTGGCGAGCAGGCTCTCGGGGACGGGGCCCCGGGCGTGGCGCATCCACTGGCCCACGATCCGCGACGCCGCCACGGCGTCCTGGATCGCGAGGTTGATGCCCACCCCACCCACGGGGGACATGGCGTGTGCGGCATCGCCGATGAGCAGGAGCCCGTCCTGGTGCCACTGCTCGAGCCGGTCGACGCGGACGCTCAGGAGCTTCACGTCGTCCAGGGACGCCGGGTGGTCGCCGAGCCGGTCCGCCATCCACGGCAGGAGCCGCGCGAGGCGCGCACGGAAGGCGTCGAGGCCCTGGGCGCGCAGCACCGGGTCCTGGCCCTTCGCGATGAGGTACCCGCACTGCCATTCGCTGCCGCGGTCGATCATGATCATGAACTCGCGCCCGGACAGGCGCCCGACGCCGCCGTCCGGATCGCCCTCGCGTCGCGGCACGCGGAACCACCACACGTCCACGGGCGCGCCGAACTCCCGGGCGGTGAGGCCGGCCGCGGTGCGGACCGTGGACCAGCGCCCGTCGCACGCGACCACGAGGTCCGCGGCGAGCGTGCGCTCTGTGCTCCCGCTGATTTCTGTGCCCCCGGTATTCTCCGGGCTTACCGCGTGCTCCGGGCCCCCGACCCGGAAGTCGCGCCAGCGCACCCCGGTGACCCGGCCGGCGTCGTGCGTCAGGCCCACCACCTCCGCCGAGCGCAGAAGCGTGAAGTGGGGCTCCCGCGCGGCGGCGTCGGCAAGCATTTCGAGGAAGTCCCACTGCGGCACGAGCGCGATGTGCGGGTGGAGGCCCGGCAGGTAGCGGATCAGGTCCGCGAGGCGGACCGTCCCGGCGTCGAGCTGGATCTCCACCTGGTCCATGAGCCGGTGGGGGAGGGCCTCGAAGGCGGAGCCGAGGCCGAGTTCGTCGAGCAGCGTGAGGGTCGAGGCGTGGACGGTGTCCCCGCGGAAGTCGCGGAGGAAGTCCGGGTGCTTCTCGAGCACCACCGTGTCGATCCCGCCCCGAGCCAGCAGGAGTCCCAGGACCATGCCCGCGGGCCCGCCGCCCACCACTGCCACTCGCGTCCCCTCAGGTGCAGCCATGCGCCCAGAGTACGCGGCCAGCTCGCGCGCCGGAACGCCGCATCAGGACATGCCGTCAAGCGGGACGGCGGCATGTCCTGATGCGGCGCTGTGCGCGGGACCGTCAGTTCTTGATGTAGCCGTTCGGGTTCAGCACGTACTTGCTCGCCGCCCCGGAGTCGAACTCGGCGTACCCGCGCGGGGCATCCTCGAGCGGGATCGCCGTGGCGTTGACGTTCTTCGCGATCGAAACGCGGTCGTGGAGGATCGCCATCATGAGGCCGCGGTTGTACTTCATGACCGGGCACTGGCCGGTGGTGAAGGACAGCGACTTGGCCCAGCCCGTGCCGAGGCTCAGCGAGAGCGAGCCCTTCCGGGCGGCCTCGTCGGCGGCGCCGGGATCCCCGGTGACATAGAGCCCCGGGATGCCGAGGGCGCCGCCGGCCGCCGTGATGTCCATGAGCGAGTTCAGCACGGTGGCCGGGGCCTCGGCTGCCCCCGACCCGTGCCCCTTGGCCTCGAACCCCACGGCGTCCACGCCGCAGTCCACAAGCGGCTCGCCGAGGATCTGCTCGATCTGCTCGCCAGGATCGCCCTTGGACAGGTCCACGGTCTCGCAGCCGAAGCTCGCTGCCTGCTTGAGCCGGTCCGGGTTCATGTCGCCCACGATCACGACGGCGGCGCCCAGCAGGAGCGCGCTCGTCGCCGCCGCGAGTCCCACGGGTCCGGCGCCGGCCACGTACACGGTCGAGCCGACGCCGACGCCCGCGGTGACCGCGCCGTGGAACCCAGTCGGGAAGATGTCCGAGAGCATGGTCAGGTCCATGATCTTCTCGAGCGCCTGGTCCTTGTCGGGGAACCTGAGGCAGTTGAAGTCGGCGTAGGGGACGAGCACGTACTCCGCCTGGCCGCCGACCCATCCGCCCATGTCCACGTACCCGTACGCCGACCCGGGCCGGTCCGGGTTGACGTTGAGGCAGATGCCGGTCTTGCGCTCCTTGCAGTTCCGGCAGCGCCCGCACGCGATGTTGAACGGGACGGAGACGAGGTCGCCGACCTTGAGGAACTCCACGTCCGGGCCCGTCTCGACCACCTCGCCGGTGATCTCGTGCCCGAGGACGAGGTCCTTTGGCGCCGTGGTGCGGCCGCGGACCATGTGCTGGTCGGAGCCGCAGATGTTCGTGGCCACCGTCTTGAGGATGACGCCGTGCGGAACCTTGCGCCCCACGTTGGCCGGGTTGACGCCCGGCCCGTCCTTGAGCTCGAACGTCGGGTAGTCCGTGTCGATGACCTCGACCTTGCCCGGACCCTTGTACGCGACTGCCCTGTTGCCTGCCATATCTATCAGGTACCTCTCTGCTCCAGTGAAGCAGGGGCCCTGCGCCCCTGCGGTGCTGATTCAGCGGAACCGTCCACGGCGCCGGCGCCGGCGGCGGCCCGGCGGGGCGCGCACGAGTACCGGCGTCGACTGCTGGCGGTCTGTGCACCGTAAGCACAGGGCCGAGCAGGGGTCAAGGGCGTGGGCGCCCCGGGCGCCTAGCCGCCGATGGGCCAGCCGGTGACCTTCTTGGGACGCGGCGTGGCGTAGGTGCGGACCTTCGAGGTGCTCAGCCCGAGCCGGACCAGGCCCTCCGCGACGGCGACGGCGGCGGCGACCCCGTCCACCACGGGGACCCCGCAGCGCTCTCGGATCTGGGAGTCGAGCCCGCTCATGCCGCCGCAGCCGAGCACGATCACCTCGGCCTTGTCATCGCTGACGGCGCTCTCGGCCTGGGCGACGATCTCCTTGACCGCGCGCTCCGGGTCCTCCTCGAGCTCGAGGACGCCGAGCCCCGAGGCGCGGACCGACGCGCAGCGCGCGTCGAGCCCCGCGAGCTTGAGCCGGTCCTCGATGAGCGGCACCGCCCGGTCCAGCGTGGTGACCACCGAGTACTTGTGCCCGAGGTACATCGCCGTGGACGCGGCGGCCTCGGTGATGTCCACGACCGGGACGTCCAGAAGCTCCTGGAGGCCCTCGCGGCCGTGCTCGCCGTAGCCGGCCTGGATCACGGCGTCGAACTCGCCCTCGTACCGCGTCACGGCGTCCATGACGGCGATCGCCGCGAGGTAGGACTCGAAGTTCCCCTCGCACGAGTCGGCCCCGAACCGCGGCGTGATCCCGACGATTTCGGTCCCCTCCGACGCGGCAGCGCGGGCGGCCTCGACGATCGAGTCGGTCATGGACTGGGTGGTGTTGACGTTGGCAACGAGGATGCGCATGGGGGGTCCTTCTGGTGGGGGGAAGTGGTGGGGCACGACGGCGGCGGGCTGGCCCGCGTGGGCGGGGCCGCCGCCGTCGTGCGCTGGTCCGTGCGGGGGATCAGTGGACGCTGGCGACCGCGATGGCCTCGCCGTCAACGTCCTCGAACGTGCCGCGCCTGCGGTTGAGGAAGAAGAAGTTGGCAGCCGCGATGCCCGCGCCGAAGAACCAGGAGAAGGAGCTGATGGCGCCGAGGGCCGGGACGAACGCGATCGCGAGTGCCACGGCCGCGGCCGGGATGAGGGCCGCGATGGCCTTCGGGTTGACGCCCCTGACGTAGTGGTACGTGCCGTCGCGGGCCTCGGAGTAGAGCTCGGGCACGTTGACCTTGCCGCGGCGGACCAGCCAGTAGTCGGCCATGATCACGCCGAACAGCGGGCCGAGGAGGCCGCCGAGGCCGCCGAGGAAGTACACGATGACCACGGGGTTGTTGTACAGGTTCCAGGGCATGATCACGAGGCCGATCACGGCCGAGACGAGCGCGGCCTTGCGGAAGTTGAGGTGGCGCGGGAACAGGTTCGTCAGGGCGTAGGTCGGTGCCACGAAGTTGGCCATGAGGTTGACCGCGATGGTCAGGACCAGCAGGGCGGCGCACGCGCCGGCGAGGAGGAACGTGTTCGGGATCGAGGCGACAACGTCCGAGGGGCTCTCGATGATGCGGCCGTCGATCTTGAACTGCGCGCCGGCGAGGACCACGGTGATGGCGCCGAACAGGAGCATGTTGATCGGGATGCCCCAGAAATTGCCCTTGACGATCGACTTCTTCGTCTTGGCCGAGCGGGTGAAGTCGCAGAAGTTCAGGACGAATGTGCCGTAGATCGCGACCCAGAGGGCGCCGCCGCCGAGGATGTGCAGCCACATGTCGCCGCCGGCGAGGTCCTTGCCCGTGCTCCACGCGATCGAGAAGCCCGCCTTGGCGAACATCCAGATGGCCAGCGCGAGCATGGTCGCGAGGATGATGGGGCCGGCGAAGGCCTCGTACTTGCGGATCATCTCCATGCCGTAGGAGACGATGACGACCTGGATGATCCAGAGGGCCACGAACGCCATCCAGCCGAGCGCGGACAGGCCGAGGATCGAGCCCTCGTCGAGGGGCTTGAGGCCCGGGGCCACGGCGATGAGGAGCACCCGGAGCACCACGGAGGCGAGGTAGGTCTGGATGCCGAACCAGGCGATGGCGACGCCGCCGCGGATGAGGGCCGCGATCTGCGCGCCGTGGATGCCGAAGGCGATGCGGCTCATCACGGGGAACGGGATGCCCGTCTTCTGGCCCATGAACCCGGAGAGGTTCAGGAGCGCGAAGAGGAGGACCGCGCCGACGCCGAGCGCCGCGAGGACCTGCCAGCCCCCGAGGCCGAGCGCGAAGAGCCCGATGGCGAACGCGTAGTTGCCGAGGCTGTGCACGTCGTTGGCCCACAGGGTGAAGATCGAGTACGCGGTCCACTTGCGGCCCTCGCGCTTCGTCGGGGCGAGGTCGGTGTTGTACAGGCGGGGGCTGAGGCCTGCAGGGAGGCCGTGCGTGGTGTTGCGGGCTTCAGCGTGAGTCACGTTGTGAGCCTCCAGCGTGGGGACGGCGGTGTCCGGGGTGCTGTTCATCATGATGAACTCTCTGGGATCGGGACAGGTAGGGCGCGCAACTTGGATCCGCTGGCCTGTTGTGGATGCTGTGAGGCTCAGCAGTGCGGCCCGGGGTGGGCCGCGTGTGGTGCGAATCTCGGGGTGGTGTGACCCTCGTCTCGCTTTGGTATTCCAAATGTAGCTGTTTGGTATCCCGACTGACAAGAGGTCTGCGGAGAAGAGGCCTGCAACGCAGAACGCCGCACCGGGACACGCCCTCATCCCGTGCGGAATGCGGCATGTCCTGATGCGGCGTTCTCCGGGGAGGCGC is a window encoding:
- the fdhA gene encoding formaldehyde dehydrogenase, glutathione-independent; the encoded protein is MAGNRAVAYKGPGKVEVIDTDYPTFELKDGPGVNPANVGRKVPHGVILKTVATNICGSDQHMVRGRTTAPKDLVLGHEITGEVVETGPDVEFLKVGDLVSVPFNIACGRCRNCKERKTGICLNVNPDRPGSAYGYVDMGGWVGGQAEYVLVPYADFNCLRFPDKDQALEKIMDLTMLSDIFPTGFHGAVTAGVGVGSTVYVAGAGPVGLAAATSALLLGAAVVIVGDMNPDRLKQAASFGCETVDLSKGDPGEQIEQILGEPLVDCGVDAVGFEAKGHGSGAAEAPATVLNSLMDITAAGGALGIPGLYVTGDPGAADEAARKGSLSLSLGTGWAKSLSFTTGQCPVMKYNRGLMMAILHDRVSIAKNVNATAIPLEDAPRGYAEFDSGAASKYVLNPNGYIKN
- a CDS encoding aspartate/glutamate racemase family protein gives rise to the protein MRILVANVNTTQSMTDSIVEAARAAASEGTEIVGITPRFGADSCEGNFESYLAAIAVMDAVTRYEGEFDAVIQAGYGEHGREGLQELLDVPVVDITEAAASTAMYLGHKYSVVTTLDRAVPLIEDRLKLAGLDARCASVRASGLGVLELEEDPERAVKEIVAQAESAVSDDKAEVIVLGCGGMSGLDSQIRERCGVPVVDGVAAAVAVAEGLVRLGLSTSKVRTYATPRPKKVTGWPIGG
- the ligM gene encoding vanillate/3-O-methylgallate O-demethylase, producing MAPKNLQDVLDGAGGTPESVVDLLRNSQIGSYIYPVVPADFQNWIKEQKAWRDTAVLYDQSHHMDNLFLKGSDAIRLITATAINSTASFPVNKAKQYVPVASNGGVIGDGILFREAEDEYVYVGRSPAANWLLFHGETGGYGNLDITVDRRSPSRPYGHSVSREYYRFQIQGPNAWQVIEKLNGGPLEQLKFFNMSTMTIDGTTVRTLRHGMAGAPGLEVWGPYADHDRIRDAIVDAGAELGLVPVGSRAYPSNTLESGWIPSPLPAIYTGDAERAYREWLPADGYEATGTLAGSFVSDTIEDYYLTPWELGYGSFVKFDHDFIGRDALEKIDPATQRRKVTLAWNAEDMTKLFSSLFDVDGPHYKFFDLPLANYGSANYDSVVDAGGSVVGFSMFTGYSANERTALSLATVNADVPEGAEVKVVWGEPNGGSRKAAVEPHEQMEVRAVVSPVPYSAVARSEYHGGWRTGYKSA
- a CDS encoding FAD-dependent oxidoreductase, with the protein product MAAPEGTRVAVVGGGPAGMVLGLLLARGGIDTVVLEKHPDFLRDFRGDTVHASTLTLLDELGLGSAFEALPHRLMDQVEIQLDAGTVRLADLIRYLPGLHPHIALVPQWDFLEMLADAAAREPHFTLLRSAEVVGLTHDAGRVTGVRWRDFRVGGPEHAVSPENTGGTEISGSTERTLAADLVVACDGRWSTVRTAAGLTAREFGAPVDVWWFRVPRREGDPDGGVGRLSGREFMIMIDRGSEWQCGYLIAKGQDPVLRAQGLDAFRARLARLLPWMADRLGDHPASLDDVKLLSVRVDRLEQWHQDGLLLIGDAAHAMSPVGGVGINLAIQDAVAASRIVGQWMRHARGPVPESLLATVQGRRLLPTRLVQAFQRAAHRGVVNRALKGTLATSTTRLPLPMRVLTRVPFLQRIPARFIAIGPRPEHAPSWARRLERLAPPAGRAG
- a CDS encoding PadR family transcriptional regulator; its protein translation is MSLRVALLALLRVGPLSGYDLQKQFSLSVGHVWHAPDSQIYPELRKMEAEGLIEGEEQPRGQRGTRRVYHVTEAGERAFLDWMRTPLEYARVRDPAHLRAAYLESTTPESAREFFRAHIAQWEGELAQWEGELGRIAALDNPMLVRRLAVTPPQDRDRTIAFKRFTYEGLVERARGEIDWARRGLELVEALAGPDGSWGEVPAENPAQQGS
- a CDS encoding NCS1 family nucleobase:cation symporter-1, encoding MNSTPDTAVPTLEAHNVTHAEARNTTHGLPAGLSPRLYNTDLAPTKREGRKWTAYSIFTLWANDVHSLGNYAFAIGLFALGLGGWQVLAALGVGAVLLFALLNLSGFMGQKTGIPFPVMSRIAFGIHGAQIAALIRGGVAIAWFGIQTYLASVVLRVLLIAVAPGLKPLDEGSILGLSALGWMAFVALWIIQVVIVSYGMEMIRKYEAFAGPIILATMLALAIWMFAKAGFSIAWSTGKDLAGGDMWLHILGGGALWVAIYGTFVLNFCDFTRSAKTKKSIVKGNFWGIPINMLLFGAITVVLAGAQFKIDGRIIESPSDVVASIPNTFLLAGACAALLVLTIAVNLMANFVAPTYALTNLFPRHLNFRKAALVSAVIGLVIMPWNLYNNPVVIVYFLGGLGGLLGPLFGVIMADYWLVRRGKVNVPELYSEARDGTYHYVRGVNPKAIAALIPAAAVALAIAFVPALGAISSFSWFFGAGIAAANFFFLNRRRGTFEDVDGEAIAVASVH
- a CDS encoding C1 family peptidase; protein product: MTTEAAPRGTHSYGWVPDVPDQRDHLYSVPREVLGALPPSVDLTASCPPVYDQGQLGSCTGNSIAAALEFDADKQGIAGYTTPSRLFIYYNERVMEHTVASDSGAQIRDGVKSVATQGACPETEWVYDITKFAVKPTDQCYVDAKTHRAIAYQRVTRTLAQMQGCLADGYPFVFGFTVYESFESQQVAQTGVAPMPAPNEQVLGGHAVLAVGYDNASQTFRVRNSWGTGWGQAGYFTLPYQYLLSTGLSSDFWTIRTLA